One genomic window of Polyangium aurulentum includes the following:
- a CDS encoding Ig-like domain-containing protein: MSTASPDRGLLRRRVRAACVLSLLGLAASALAAPSCTTEAPPPATETETLRPGDLCTPPAPDRVRVRFEPAQVFLAPCADGAACPTRKVEVIVDPDICAKTPVRFDSSNAGAVPSPAEASLGLYHASVTVDVKAGATPGSATLTARVPRGDGTDAEASLNVEVIAPSEADVACADAMGTNSTAALKGGDTLLGDGPRAGASIGLPPGADKPNQGSYLWSVAPFEASIKCGTAAPPEGYAALGPAITFGPLGKSFQRDVPLSIPLNPARMPDKARLRHLGVAYTDPAFPTPRIVSVSDARIEKVEGKWALTFKAPRLGTYQAVVREDAGTKTFKRRITHRAVMGVSMGGGGTAMFGSRHHDLFDVLAPLGGPVDWTWLLHNIETHHLGGFRSIAPGTQLGDIKLTSTACATAAECEPDETCLGVLEGGAIPGKCVLMTPPTSPYEHPQTFNQWWAEFPREGNGGNFSRTDYIQIFRDLAVMFGNPNGENLTPGGENLPAGVHPDDKSQTGDHANGECKNWVDPLDGPDKETQEEIANNCPKERCAHTLTLTNYFDDEYNPDGTFPVITVCDGSPQDQARTPYANWWSSGGNDYPLELALAVDYNGNGVRDELEPIIRAGHEPWQDVGTDGVPSAMEPGYAPGVNEDPAGDDYDPQFNPAGTERDHRYQKGEPFQDVGLDGVAGTKQQPAGGWTKPGDGYDVGEGDGKFTMASGLQRFYDRDAHSIVRRMTADVPAGELDDEKLKRVDLWTDGGTRDLFNFGVDAQHLVGSFAARGRGVTYFSDFTQQPGLDPSKPIEFFPARVSYEDLPGIVLQRYGKLDPTAKDIDNGSGQHVGTANELIARLQSALYFIGSRWPEPELRSLVLDSSDDPVDGVPDCEVLGGCAIEFTSKDGRKGPVGISLPPGYAHKSQQDRRYPVIYLLHGYGQEPQDLIAATVLLKTWMNSPGEGMESRLPKAILVYVDGRCRLGPSGKPECIRGTFFGESPMENGAKGESWWLELMEYIDTNYRTMGETEIDWTE; encoded by the coding sequence ATGTCCACTGCCTCACCCGACCGCGGCCTCCTTCGCCGGCGCGTGCGCGCTGCCTGCGTCCTCTCCCTGCTCGGCCTCGCTGCGAGCGCGCTCGCCGCGCCGAGCTGCACCACCGAAGCCCCGCCCCCGGCGACCGAGACCGAGACGCTGCGCCCCGGCGATCTCTGCACGCCGCCCGCGCCCGACAGGGTGCGCGTCCGCTTCGAGCCGGCGCAGGTCTTCCTCGCGCCCTGCGCGGACGGCGCGGCGTGTCCGACGCGCAAGGTCGAGGTCATCGTGGACCCCGACATCTGCGCGAAGACCCCGGTGCGCTTCGACAGCTCGAACGCCGGCGCGGTCCCCTCCCCCGCGGAGGCGAGCCTCGGCCTCTATCACGCGTCGGTGACGGTCGACGTCAAGGCGGGCGCCACGCCCGGAAGCGCGACCCTCACGGCGCGCGTGCCGCGGGGCGACGGTACGGACGCGGAGGCTTCGCTGAACGTCGAGGTCATCGCGCCGTCGGAGGCGGACGTCGCGTGCGCCGACGCGATGGGCACGAACAGCACGGCCGCGTTGAAGGGCGGTGACACGCTGCTCGGCGACGGGCCACGCGCGGGCGCGAGCATCGGACTGCCGCCCGGCGCGGACAAACCCAACCAGGGCAGCTATCTCTGGAGCGTCGCGCCGTTCGAGGCGAGCATCAAGTGCGGCACGGCCGCGCCGCCCGAGGGCTACGCCGCGCTCGGTCCCGCGATCACCTTCGGCCCGCTCGGCAAGAGCTTCCAGCGCGATGTGCCGCTGTCGATCCCGCTGAACCCCGCGCGCATGCCGGACAAGGCGCGCCTGCGGCACCTCGGCGTCGCCTACACGGACCCGGCCTTCCCCACCCCGCGCATCGTCTCGGTCTCCGACGCGCGCATCGAGAAGGTCGAAGGCAAGTGGGCGCTCACGTTCAAGGCTCCGCGGCTCGGGACCTACCAGGCCGTCGTGCGCGAGGACGCGGGGACGAAGACCTTCAAGCGCCGCATCACGCACCGCGCGGTCATGGGCGTCTCGATGGGCGGCGGCGGCACGGCCATGTTCGGCTCGCGCCATCACGATCTGTTCGACGTGCTCGCGCCGCTCGGCGGGCCCGTCGACTGGACGTGGCTACTTCACAACATCGAGACGCACCACCTCGGGGGCTTCCGCTCGATCGCGCCGGGGACGCAGCTCGGCGACATCAAGCTCACGTCGACGGCGTGCGCGACGGCGGCCGAGTGCGAGCCCGACGAGACGTGCCTCGGCGTGCTCGAAGGCGGCGCGATCCCCGGCAAGTGCGTGCTCATGACGCCCCCGACGAGCCCGTACGAGCACCCGCAGACGTTCAACCAGTGGTGGGCCGAGTTCCCGCGCGAGGGCAACGGCGGCAACTTCTCGCGCACCGACTACATCCAGATCTTCCGCGACCTCGCCGTGATGTTCGGCAATCCGAACGGCGAGAACCTCACGCCCGGCGGCGAGAACCTGCCCGCGGGCGTGCACCCGGACGACAAGAGCCAGACCGGCGATCACGCGAACGGCGAGTGCAAGAACTGGGTTGATCCGCTCGACGGGCCGGACAAGGAGACGCAGGAGGAGATCGCGAACAACTGCCCGAAGGAGCGCTGCGCGCACACGCTCACGCTGACGAACTACTTCGACGACGAGTACAACCCCGACGGCACCTTCCCGGTGATCACGGTCTGCGACGGATCGCCGCAGGACCAGGCGCGCACGCCGTACGCGAACTGGTGGTCGTCCGGCGGCAACGACTACCCGCTCGAGCTGGCGCTCGCGGTCGACTACAACGGCAACGGCGTGCGCGACGAGCTCGAGCCGATCATCCGCGCCGGCCACGAGCCGTGGCAGGACGTGGGCACCGACGGCGTGCCGAGCGCGATGGAGCCCGGGTACGCGCCGGGCGTGAACGAGGATCCGGCCGGCGACGACTACGATCCGCAGTTCAACCCCGCGGGCACCGAGCGCGATCATCGCTATCAGAAGGGCGAGCCCTTCCAGGACGTGGGCCTCGACGGCGTCGCGGGCACCAAGCAGCAGCCCGCGGGCGGCTGGACGAAGCCTGGCGACGGCTACGACGTCGGCGAGGGCGACGGCAAGTTCACGATGGCGAGCGGCTTGCAGCGCTTCTACGACCGCGACGCGCACTCGATCGTCCGCCGCATGACCGCGGACGTGCCCGCCGGCGAGCTCGACGACGAAAAGCTCAAGCGCGTGGATCTGTGGACCGATGGCGGCACGCGCGATCTGTTCAACTTCGGGGTCGACGCGCAGCACCTCGTGGGCTCGTTCGCGGCGCGGGGCCGGGGCGTCACCTACTTCTCGGACTTCACGCAGCAGCCGGGGCTCGATCCTTCGAAGCCGATCGAGTTCTTCCCGGCGCGCGTCTCCTACGAGGACCTGCCCGGCATCGTGCTCCAGCGCTACGGCAAGCTCGATCCCACGGCCAAGGACATCGACAACGGCAGCGGGCAGCACGTGGGAACGGCGAACGAGCTGATCGCGCGGCTGCAGAGCGCGCTCTACTTCATCGGCTCGCGCTGGCCCGAGCCGGAGCTGCGCTCGCTCGTGCTCGACAGCTCCGACGATCCGGTGGACGGCGTGCCGGACTGCGAGGTACTCGGCGGATGCGCGATCGAGTTCACCTCGAAGGACGGCCGCAAGGGTCCGGTGGGCATCTCGCTGCCGCCGGGCTACGCGCACAAGAGCCAGCAGGATCGGCGCTATCCGGTCATCTACCTGCTGCACGGATACGGGCAGGAGCCGCAGGACCTCATCGCGGCGACGGTGCTTCTCAAGACGTGGATGAACTCGCCGGGCGAGGGCATGGAGAGCCGGCTTCCGAAGGCGATCCTGGTCTACGTCGACGGCCGCTGCCGCCTCGGCCCGAGCGGCAAGCCCGAGTGCATCCGCGGCACGTTCTTCGGCGAGAGCCCCATGGAAAACGGCGCCAAGGGCGAGTCGTGGTGGCTCGAGCTGATGGAGTACATCGACACGAACTACCGGACGATGGGCGAGACCGAGATCGATTGGACCGAGTGA
- the tsaA gene encoding tRNA (N6-threonylcarbamoyladenosine(37)-N6)-methyltransferase TrmO: MAQTITMTPIGVIHTPFPDRVSTPRQPHAAAGAEGRIELFPGRGLEHAVSDLEGWEFIWVIFWFHLNEGWRPKVLPPRSAGKRRGVLATRSPHRPNPIGLSLVRLVSVEGLVVRVQDVDIVDGSPVLDIKPYLPYAEARPGARTGWIESLAPTAEEGAPPPDPEPGFEVGWGEAAAAQAAYLRDEHGVDLVGPVERTLRLGPQPHPYRRIRAEADGTLRLSVKDWRVRFCVQGRLVTVLAIGTGYRERDLALSEDPAVAPHRAYVARFGRDGERSGC, translated from the coding sequence ATGGCCCAGACGATCACGATGACCCCGATCGGGGTCATCCACACGCCCTTCCCCGATCGCGTGAGCACCCCGCGCCAGCCGCACGCAGCGGCGGGCGCGGAGGGGCGAATCGAGCTGTTCCCCGGCCGCGGGCTCGAGCACGCGGTGAGCGATCTCGAGGGGTGGGAGTTCATCTGGGTGATCTTCTGGTTTCACCTCAACGAGGGGTGGCGGCCGAAGGTCTTGCCGCCGCGCAGCGCGGGCAAGCGGCGCGGGGTGCTCGCGACGCGATCGCCGCACCGGCCGAACCCGATCGGGCTCAGCCTGGTGCGTCTCGTCTCGGTCGAGGGGCTCGTCGTGCGTGTGCAAGACGTCGACATCGTCGACGGGAGCCCCGTGCTCGACATCAAGCCTTACCTGCCCTACGCCGAGGCGCGCCCCGGGGCGCGCACGGGCTGGATCGAGTCGCTCGCGCCGACCGCGGAGGAGGGCGCGCCGCCGCCCGATCCGGAGCCGGGGTTCGAGGTCGGCTGGGGCGAGGCGGCGGCCGCGCAGGCGGCGTATTTGCGCGACGAGCACGGCGTCGATCTGGTCGGGCCCGTGGAGCGGACGCTGCGCCTCGGGCCGCAGCCGCACCCGTATCGACGCATCCGCGCCGAGGCGGACGGCACGCTGCGCCTTTCGGTGAAGGACTGGCGCGTGCGCTTTTGCGTGCAGGGGCGTCTCGTCACCGTGCTCGCGATCGGCACGGGCTACCGGGAGCGCGATCTGGCGCTGTCGGAGGATCCGGCCGTCGCGCCGCACCGCGCGTACGTGGCCCGGTTCGGACGGGATGGCGAGCGCTCCGGGTGCTAA
- a CDS encoding OmpA family protein yields MRDSTARYRWVPRLRGGLVLAARALPALLLAACASAPPPAPLTEADALLGRKDVGDIRIARPELISEARDLLRRAKTAHSLGDVERATLLAHQAIQLFTSAKNLIERDEAERLLRVVNKAAGESEEEQRRAALEAKLRGLEAQRESSPEANRAMRAIDTARDKQSTALEKGAIGGSAGVYFQQGQSLLEAAIDAFEEKSYAKATNAGQSAATSFSSAIGAMEKEKGAGEKGADGAKAETPQPRDEKAEAPAAGTKAEAKAAPEGARRAGAATRAPAASVSLEALADRTIVQLELRRAEALGELKDQKCPGTFREMEAMLAIAQKRFGAADYEHAYEYALRADERFRACEKPATAERGAAPSAAQQPSQKRPEPAALPLRMECNEAKALLAEARALDRNINDARLDAGGIRRRARAGVALSTAEEKLNQRSCDEALMFAREASDTFFSLAGGAAPPAQQSAPAKPAPARAEPPPVAQPSPPPQTQPSMTIQVQAPPPVPPAPPGTTVRIVDERSAAREEQFLAERLAQMAQTLARVEAQKQGAVAVDASWRPAYERVFRALSLRDRAKLRSPDAKKKLEEADGLLEQSRAAWRTKRYLDAMRFADDASAILGPLAEAKAEGGTTEELEEKTRKADELIREASVGQQVCEKEACSDRDLAGYATAKELLASARQAYVDKRYGYAIELAGKAKEGLAAVLQKPRKDAPDPKIEIEKLEALQEAADASLREANITKKICETRSCRAFDGDGWIRATEYIASAQAAYVDKRYDVAKNLADRADKLFKDVLAKQPEFVIPPGLTLVARSGSQLRLNPPVKFAKGTTMTPQSEASTDELAKVLIHNKAVLKRVSLIGYTDNRGYGPTNKKLSADRAAALRQALIKRGVPADLLASDGRGADNPVADNATPQGREDNRRIEISIELVEGAK; encoded by the coding sequence ATGAGGGACAGCACCGCACGCTATCGCTGGGTTCCGCGGCTTCGTGGCGGCCTCGTCCTCGCGGCGCGCGCTCTTCCCGCGCTGCTGCTGGCGGCGTGCGCGTCGGCCCCGCCTCCGGCCCCGCTGACCGAGGCGGACGCGCTCCTCGGGCGCAAGGACGTCGGCGATATCAGGATCGCGCGGCCCGAGCTCATTTCCGAGGCCCGCGATCTGCTCCGCCGGGCGAAGACGGCCCATAGCCTCGGCGACGTCGAGCGCGCGACGCTGCTCGCGCACCAGGCGATTCAGCTCTTCACGTCGGCGAAGAACCTCATCGAGCGCGACGAGGCCGAGCGGCTCCTGCGCGTGGTGAACAAGGCCGCGGGCGAGAGCGAGGAGGAGCAGCGCAGGGCCGCGCTGGAGGCGAAGCTGCGGGGGCTCGAGGCGCAGCGCGAGAGCTCGCCCGAGGCGAACCGGGCGATGCGGGCGATCGACACGGCGCGCGACAAGCAATCGACCGCGCTCGAAAAGGGCGCGATCGGCGGCTCCGCGGGGGTCTACTTTCAGCAGGGGCAATCGCTGCTCGAGGCCGCCATCGACGCATTCGAGGAGAAGTCGTACGCGAAGGCCACGAATGCCGGGCAATCCGCTGCGACCTCGTTCTCTTCGGCGATCGGCGCCATGGAGAAGGAAAAGGGGGCAGGGGAGAAGGGCGCCGATGGGGCCAAGGCGGAGACGCCGCAACCGCGAGACGAGAAAGCGGAGGCGCCCGCGGCGGGGACGAAGGCCGAGGCGAAGGCGGCCCCGGAGGGCGCGCGGCGGGCGGGTGCGGCGACGCGTGCGCCGGCGGCTTCGGTGTCGCTCGAGGCGCTCGCGGACAGGACGATCGTTCAGCTCGAGCTGCGGCGCGCCGAGGCGCTCGGGGAGCTGAAGGATCAAAAATGCCCGGGGACGTTTCGCGAGATGGAGGCCATGCTCGCGATCGCGCAGAAGCGGTTTGGCGCGGCCGATTACGAGCACGCGTACGAGTACGCCCTGCGCGCCGACGAGCGCTTCCGAGCCTGCGAAAAGCCCGCGACGGCGGAGCGCGGAGCTGCGCCGAGCGCGGCGCAGCAGCCGAGCCAGAAGCGCCCGGAGCCCGCCGCGCTGCCCTTGCGTATGGAGTGCAACGAGGCGAAGGCGCTCCTGGCCGAGGCGCGCGCGCTCGATCGGAACATCAACGACGCTCGCCTCGACGCGGGCGGGATTCGCAGGCGCGCCCGCGCGGGCGTCGCGCTCTCGACGGCGGAAGAGAAGCTCAATCAGCGCTCGTGCGACGAGGCGCTGATGTTTGCGCGCGAGGCGAGCGACACGTTCTTTTCACTGGCGGGCGGCGCGGCCCCACCCGCGCAGCAGAGTGCCCCTGCCAAACCCGCGCCCGCCCGCGCCGAGCCGCCGCCCGTCGCGCAGCCCAGCCCGCCGCCGCAGACGCAGCCATCGATGACCATTCAGGTCCAGGCGCCGCCGCCGGTGCCCCCCGCGCCGCCGGGGACCACGGTGCGCATCGTCGACGAGCGCTCGGCGGCTCGGGAGGAGCAATTCCTCGCCGAGCGCCTGGCGCAGATGGCGCAAACGCTCGCGCGGGTCGAGGCGCAAAAGCAGGGTGCGGTCGCGGTCGACGCCTCGTGGCGTCCGGCCTACGAGAGGGTCTTCCGGGCGCTGTCCCTGCGCGACCGCGCGAAATTGCGGTCGCCCGACGCGAAGAAGAAGCTCGAGGAGGCCGACGGTCTGCTCGAGCAATCGCGCGCGGCGTGGAGGACGAAGCGCTATCTCGACGCAATGCGGTTCGCCGACGACGCCTCTGCCATTCTCGGCCCGCTCGCGGAGGCGAAGGCGGAGGGGGGCACGACGGAGGAGCTCGAGGAGAAGACGCGCAAGGCCGACGAGCTCATTCGCGAGGCGAGCGTGGGGCAGCAGGTGTGCGAGAAGGAGGCGTGCAGCGACCGCGATCTCGCAGGCTATGCGACGGCCAAGGAGCTCCTCGCCTCGGCGCGGCAGGCGTACGTGGACAAGCGTTACGGCTATGCGATCGAGCTCGCGGGCAAGGCCAAGGAGGGGCTCGCGGCCGTGCTCCAGAAGCCCAGGAAGGACGCGCCGGATCCGAAGATCGAGATCGAAAAGCTCGAGGCCCTCCAGGAGGCGGCGGACGCGTCGCTGCGAGAGGCGAACATCACGAAGAAGATCTGCGAAACGAGATCGTGCCGCGCCTTCGACGGCGACGGGTGGATCCGGGCCACCGAATACATCGCCTCGGCGCAGGCGGCCTACGTCGACAAGCGCTACGACGTGGCGAAGAACCTCGCAGACAGGGCGGACAAACTCTTCAAGGATGTCCTCGCCAAACAGCCCGAGTTCGTGATTCCTCCGGGCCTGACGTTGGTCGCGCGCTCGGGGTCGCAGCTACGGCTGAATCCGCCCGTGAAGTTCGCGAAGGGGACGACCATGACGCCCCAGAGCGAGGCATCGACCGACGAGCTCGCCAAGGTCCTGATCCACAACAAGGCGGTGCTCAAACGGGTATCGCTGATCGGGTATACCGATAACCGCGGCTACGGGCCGACGAACAAGAAGCTCTCGGCCGACCGCGCGGCGGCGCTGCGGCAGGCGCTGATCAAGCGGGGCGTGCCCGCGGATCTGCTGGCCTCGGACGGTCGCGGCGCGGACAATCCGGTCGCGGACAACGCGACCCCGCAGGGGCGTGAGGACAACCGCCGGATCGAGATCTCCATCGAGCTCGTCGAGGGCGCGAAGTGA
- a CDS encoding sensor histidine kinase: MDIEDVSSDIRAENSLLHAILDALDTAIVVADEAGKIVVWNRAATRIFGQGPTEAPASEWTRIYGLFLPDGRMYPEEMLPLVRAMAGESVEDVEVIVRRPGVPNDVYIAASGRPMKDDRGRDRGAILVFRDRTAQKRTEAAVEQSEARLRGIVTNTPNVAIEGYDAEGTVLYWNSAAERMFGWSAEEALGKRLDKLMLDEGSMVDFLAMLEETSRTGVPAGPTEWLCRCKGGGRVWAYSTTFAIPTIEGGKEFVCMDVDITPLKHAEARIQQLFQQAQEAIRARDEFLAIASHELRTPLTPLRLQLELMLRGARSLPADVAERVSPGLEVAYRQAMRLGSLVDRLFDVSSITAGKLDLRHEEVDVAALVREAAARLEGEAREARCALDVRAPDPSMSSCDRLRIDQVVTNLISNAIKYGRGQPIEIEVGGDDSMATVTVRDHGRGIAPEDHARIFQRFERAISEQSFAGLGLGLWIVRQIVDAHGGKVHVDSSPGEGATFRVELPRAGRPIATSRGDEARPEGEG, translated from the coding sequence GTGGACATCGAAGACGTATCGAGTGACATTCGGGCGGAAAACAGCCTTCTTCACGCGATCCTCGACGCCCTCGACACGGCCATCGTGGTGGCGGACGAGGCCGGCAAGATCGTGGTGTGGAACCGGGCTGCCACGCGCATCTTCGGCCAGGGCCCGACCGAGGCGCCTGCCAGCGAATGGACGCGGATCTACGGCCTCTTCCTGCCCGACGGGCGGATGTATCCAGAGGAGATGTTGCCGCTGGTGCGGGCCATGGCGGGCGAGTCGGTGGAAGACGTGGAGGTGATCGTCCGGCGCCCGGGCGTGCCGAACGACGTCTACATCGCCGCGAGCGGGCGACCCATGAAAGACGATCGAGGCCGGGATCGGGGCGCGATCCTGGTGTTTCGCGACAGGACGGCGCAGAAGCGCACGGAGGCGGCGGTCGAGCAAAGCGAGGCGCGGCTGCGGGGGATCGTCACGAATACGCCCAACGTGGCCATCGAGGGATACGACGCCGAGGGGACGGTCCTTTACTGGAACAGCGCCGCCGAGCGGATGTTCGGCTGGTCGGCCGAGGAGGCGCTCGGCAAGCGGCTCGACAAGTTGATGCTGGACGAGGGCTCGATGGTCGATTTCCTCGCGATGCTGGAGGAGACGAGCCGCACGGGCGTGCCAGCAGGTCCGACCGAATGGCTATGCCGCTGCAAGGGCGGCGGGCGGGTATGGGCTTATTCGACGACCTTCGCCATCCCCACGATCGAGGGCGGCAAGGAGTTCGTCTGCATGGATGTCGACATCACCCCGCTCAAGCACGCCGAGGCGCGAATCCAGCAGCTCTTCCAGCAGGCGCAGGAGGCGATCCGGGCGCGCGACGAGTTCCTCGCCATTGCCTCGCACGAGCTTCGCACGCCGCTCACGCCTCTCAGGTTGCAGCTCGAGCTGATGCTGCGCGGGGCGCGCTCGCTGCCGGCGGATGTCGCCGAGCGCGTGAGCCCGGGCCTCGAGGTGGCGTACCGGCAGGCGATGCGGCTCGGGTCGCTCGTGGATCGCCTGTTCGACGTGTCGAGCATCACGGCGGGCAAGCTCGATCTGCGGCACGAGGAGGTCGATGTCGCCGCGCTCGTGCGCGAGGCGGCGGCGCGGCTCGAGGGGGAGGCGCGCGAGGCTCGCTGCGCGCTCGACGTGCGCGCGCCGGACCCGAGCATGAGCTCGTGCGACAGGCTGCGGATCGATCAGGTGGTCACCAATCTGATCTCCAACGCAATCAAATACGGCCGCGGCCAGCCGATAGAGATCGAGGTGGGCGGCGACGATTCGATGGCGACCGTCACGGTGCGGGACCACGGCAGGGGGATCGCGCCCGAGGATCACGCGAGGATCTTCCAGCGCTTCGAGCGAGCGATATCGGAGCAGTCGTTCGCGGGCCTCGGGCTGGGGCTCTGGATCGTGCGTCAGATCGTGGATGCGCATGGCGGCAAGGTGCACGTGGACAGCTCGCCGGGCGAGGGGGCGACGTTCCGGGTGGAGCTGCCGCGCGCGGGGCGCCCCATTGCGACGTCGAGGGGAGACGAAGCACGTCCCGAGGGCGAAGGATAG
- a CDS encoding heavy metal translocating P-type ATPase has translation MNSSRSGRRGRSPRHPWEREATFHVDGLSCRTCAHHAEEALVRLPGVRSASVGFFGELAQVLYDARATSEREIVLAMAQRGFRMWPASGVAPSARARLDPARLGLTIALLGNLLALAVLAPEGYAPPELAWVELGFALLLIVVAGPPLAHRALALARRKLFGKDALALVGALAALSIGLLALAFAPDSGRSAPELLERLGFRGGGHGLRAFETAGAIAGFAVVVRYVYAALCRRAFAEVDARAQAASERARRLDAMGMEHPVPIASLAPGDRVRLFEGELSPVDMVLEAHARVVEPGAMLGRDRGPGDVIPRGARLLSGEVIGRALGNAGAELSAAADAEVHRTVARIERDALQHAGGKGFTHITSLAISVAALSFAAFALVVHAMLSGGPVSPTAWLSALAVLVGFSPAAFTLALPAARTIAVLRARAAGVVVKDPAALDALARVDIACFDKTGTVTTGEIRVVSVRWLGDPDPSVLEEVAALEAGSSHPAGRAIASYLAAAGVRTAIADGAAVERTDGVAGRVRGALVEVSAARRSDPMPPDLTFGASVVYFRRNGEAIGCFELWDPARVGAEGALRSLWQRGVACRVVSGDRPEATLALAHRLGVPGVGGLSPVEKALQVRDLQHEGARVLYVGDGLHDGAGLSQADVALAIAPGALPSAVDAPLVITDGRIESLAWLVDLSRALRARTRQSLALAILYNATVIPLCAAGLIGPLAAAALGLLEALILLAGAARMLWIPLPVRGDDRLARTIGRALPAPVRVRRDAPGAP, from the coding sequence ATGAATAGCTCCCGTTCAGGGCGGCGCGGCCGCTCGCCTCGGCACCCCTGGGAGCGCGAGGCCACCTTCCACGTCGACGGGCTCTCTTGCCGGACCTGCGCGCACCACGCGGAGGAGGCCCTCGTGAGGCTCCCGGGCGTGCGATCGGCGTCCGTCGGGTTCTTCGGCGAGCTCGCCCAGGTCCTCTACGACGCACGCGCGACGTCCGAGCGCGAGATCGTGCTGGCCATGGCGCAGCGCGGCTTCCGGATGTGGCCCGCCTCGGGTGTCGCGCCGAGCGCGCGCGCCCGCCTCGACCCGGCGCGGCTCGGCCTGACGATCGCCCTGCTCGGCAACCTGCTGGCCCTCGCCGTGCTCGCGCCGGAGGGATACGCGCCCCCCGAGCTCGCGTGGGTCGAGCTCGGCTTCGCGCTTCTTCTGATCGTGGTCGCCGGGCCCCCGCTCGCCCACCGGGCGCTGGCGCTCGCGCGCCGCAAGCTCTTCGGCAAGGACGCGCTCGCGCTCGTGGGCGCCCTGGCGGCGCTCTCGATCGGGCTGCTCGCGCTCGCGTTCGCCCCGGACTCGGGCAGGAGCGCGCCGGAGCTGCTCGAGCGGCTCGGCTTCCGCGGCGGCGGGCACGGGCTGCGCGCATTCGAGACGGCCGGCGCCATCGCAGGCTTCGCCGTGGTCGTGCGCTACGTGTACGCGGCGCTCTGCCGGCGCGCCTTCGCCGAGGTCGACGCGCGGGCGCAGGCCGCCAGCGAGCGGGCGCGGCGCCTGGACGCGATGGGCATGGAGCACCCGGTGCCGATCGCGTCGCTCGCGCCGGGCGATCGCGTGCGGCTCTTCGAGGGCGAGCTGTCGCCCGTGGACATGGTGCTCGAGGCGCACGCGCGGGTCGTGGAGCCGGGCGCGATGCTCGGGCGCGACCGCGGGCCGGGCGACGTGATCCCCCGCGGGGCGCGGCTCCTGTCGGGCGAGGTGATCGGCCGGGCGCTCGGAAACGCGGGCGCGGAGCTGTCGGCGGCGGCGGACGCGGAGGTGCACAGGACGGTGGCGCGCATCGAGCGCGACGCGCTCCAGCACGCCGGGGGCAAGGGCTTCACGCACATCACGTCGCTCGCGATCTCGGTGGCGGCGCTTTCGTTCGCGGCCTTCGCGCTGGTCGTTCACGCGATGCTCTCGGGCGGCCCGGTGAGCCCGACGGCGTGGCTCAGCGCGCTCGCGGTGCTCGTCGGCTTCTCGCCCGCGGCCTTCACGCTGGCCCTGCCGGCGGCGCGGACCATCGCGGTCCTGCGGGCGCGCGCGGCGGGCGTGGTGGTCAAGGACCCGGCCGCCCTCGATGCGCTCGCGCGCGTCGACATCGCCTGCTTCGACAAGACCGGCACCGTGACCACGGGCGAGATCCGCGTGGTCAGCGTCCGCTGGCTCGGCGATCCCGACCCGTCGGTGCTCGAAGAGGTGGCCGCGCTCGAGGCTGGCTCGTCGCACCCGGCGGGGCGCGCGATCGCGTCCTACCTCGCGGCCGCGGGCGTGCGCACGGCCATCGCCGACGGCGCCGCCGTCGAGCGCACCGACGGCGTGGCCGGTCGGGTCCGGGGCGCGCTCGTCGAGGTGAGCGCGGCGCGGCGCTCCGATCCCATGCCGCCCGATCTGACCTTCGGCGCGAGCGTCGTGTACTTCCGCAGGAACGGCGAGGCGATCGGCTGCTTCGAGCTGTGGGATCCGGCGCGCGTGGGCGCGGAGGGCGCGCTCCGGTCGCTGTGGCAGCGGGGCGTGGCGTGCAGGGTGGTGAGCGGCGATCGACCGGAGGCGACGCTCGCGCTCGCGCACCGGCTCGGCGTGCCCGGGGTGGGCGGCCTGTCGCCGGTGGAGAAGGCCCTGCAGGTGCGCGATCTGCAGCACGAGGGGGCGCGCGTTCTGTACGTGGGCGACGGGCTGCACGACGGCGCCGGGCTCTCGCAGGCGGACGTGGCGCTCGCGATCGCGCCGGGGGCCTTGCCCTCCGCGGTCGACGCCCCGCTCGTCATCACCGACGGCCGGATCGAGTCTCTCGCCTGGCTCGTCGACCTCTCGCGCGCGCTGAGAGCACGGACGCGACAGAGCCTGGCGCTCGCCATCCTGTACAATGCGACCGTGATCCCGCTCTGCGCGGCCGGCCTCATCGGTCCGCTCGCGGCTGCGGCGCTCGGGCTGCTCGAGGCGCTGATCCTGCTCGCAGGAGCCGCGCGGATGCTCTGGATACCGCTGCCCGTCCGCGGTGACGACCGTTTGGCGCGGACGATCGGCAGAGCGCTCCCCGCGCCCGTCCGCGTCCGTCGCGATGCGCCTGGGGCGCCGTGA